A genomic window from Sphingobacterium sp. BN32 includes:
- a CDS encoding BamA/TamA family outer membrane protein: MTKKRSILFFASITFLLLFFASCRSAKYLEDQQALVTDIDINGVTPELKENTQMYIANEIRPNSPLYLTIYNLFNTKDGRYKTERIKNVGEAPRILDSAMVELSATQIQRYLQTKGYFNASVTPSISIHKKKAQIDFNAVLGTPYLINEIDRTVSDPKVRELYESKVLPKSTIQRGKQYDAADFYAERENMYTQMRENGYYDYLRQYMRVGLDTLGKSFSTDIRLQISDPSDSTKHQIYTIDEVHFRIEAPEEGLKRNETAQFDSLTKISFTDETERFKLRPLARYAYLRRGQVYNSDNEELSYDRLYETNGFRSVKINYEKKDSSKLDVYYNLIPRAAMSNQIEGEFTFSSGMSGFNIGNTFSHRNVFGGSETIEVKLRYGVLFDTRLPGNLADKIFNNDLQFGVNLSFPRLLTPFGVRSVGRYGIPRTTFSSSLQLFFQDQTYANRYWINSLNYMWYQSSNSLHSLTPVVIEYRDGHLNEAFRQQLLEEGYQLYVESNHRQYFGLGAQYAYTFNSPKLTRKETFNYFRGGVDVSGNLLGLLGNVVNFKQNESGEKLIFGVPFLQYIKGEVDYRWYKYLGGNKQFVFRFNSGVAVPYGNNSRLMIFEKSFFAGGMNGIRAWQARTLGPGGYNREVVREELRVNLRNLDQLGEIKIESNAEYRFRLLNNFFGAKLNGATFVDAGNIWNLRENNINLDGEFKFNKFLSQIAIGTGFGLRVDMDYFIIRLDAGLKVKDPQFKGKEQWVIRRLFNASEFKQVYYDAHKPDRYNFMQYNFGVGMPF; the protein is encoded by the coding sequence ATGACTAAAAAACGAAGTATTTTATTTTTTGCAAGTATAACATTTTTGTTGCTATTTTTTGCTTCCTGTCGTTCTGCAAAGTACCTGGAAGATCAACAAGCTTTGGTCACAGACATCGATATTAATGGCGTCACTCCGGAGCTAAAAGAAAATACGCAGATGTATATCGCCAATGAAATCAGACCGAATTCTCCCCTCTATCTGACGATATACAACCTCTTCAATACGAAGGATGGACGCTATAAAACTGAAAGAATAAAAAATGTTGGTGAAGCTCCACGAATTCTCGACTCCGCGATGGTTGAACTTTCTGCTACTCAGATACAACGCTATTTGCAGACCAAGGGATATTTTAATGCTTCTGTCACTCCATCGATAAGCATCCACAAGAAAAAAGCTCAGATTGATTTTAATGCCGTATTAGGGACACCATACCTTATCAACGAGATCGACCGTACCGTTAGTGATCCAAAAGTTCGTGAACTTTATGAAAGTAAGGTATTGCCGAAATCGACGATTCAAAGAGGAAAGCAATACGATGCTGCTGACTTTTATGCAGAACGTGAAAACATGTATACCCAAATGCGGGAGAATGGTTACTACGATTATCTCCGCCAATATATGCGCGTTGGGCTTGATACCTTAGGAAAATCCTTTAGCACAGATATTAGATTGCAAATTAGCGACCCTTCAGATTCGACAAAGCACCAAATCTACACAATCGACGAGGTGCATTTTCGCATTGAAGCCCCCGAGGAGGGCTTGAAGCGCAATGAGACAGCGCAATTTGACAGCCTAACCAAGATTAGCTTTACAGATGAAACTGAACGCTTCAAATTGAGGCCGCTTGCTCGTTATGCGTATCTTCGTAGAGGACAAGTTTACAATAGCGACAATGAAGAGCTCTCCTATGATCGCTTATATGAAACTAACGGATTTAGATCCGTTAAGATCAATTACGAGAAAAAAGATTCTTCAAAATTAGACGTCTATTATAACTTGATTCCTCGCGCGGCGATGAGCAATCAGATTGAGGGTGAGTTTACATTTTCCTCCGGGATGAGCGGTTTCAATATTGGAAACACCTTCTCCCACCGCAACGTTTTTGGCGGTTCGGAAACCATTGAGGTCAAACTTCGCTATGGGGTGCTTTTTGATACGCGACTGCCAGGTAATTTAGCAGATAAAATATTCAACAACGACTTGCAATTTGGTGTAAATCTATCTTTTCCACGATTATTAACGCCATTTGGAGTTCGCAGTGTCGGACGATACGGAATCCCAAGAACGACATTCTCTTCGAGCTTGCAGCTTTTCTTCCAAGATCAGACTTATGCAAACAGATACTGGATAAATAGCTTAAACTACATGTGGTATCAATCGAGCAATAGCTTACATAGCTTGACTCCTGTTGTGATTGAGTATAGAGATGGACACCTGAATGAAGCTTTTAGACAGCAATTACTGGAAGAAGGTTATCAACTATACGTCGAAAGTAACCACCGACAATATTTCGGATTGGGAGCACAATATGCTTACACCTTCAATTCTCCAAAACTGACGCGTAAAGAAACGTTTAATTATTTCCGCGGTGGTGTCGATGTTTCCGGGAACCTACTGGGGCTACTTGGAAATGTTGTCAATTTCAAACAAAACGAAAGTGGAGAGAAACTGATTTTCGGAGTACCATTCTTACAATATATCAAAGGGGAAGTTGATTATCGATGGTATAAATATCTCGGAGGAAATAAGCAGTTTGTTTTTCGCTTTAACTCCGGAGTTGCTGTTCCTTACGGCAATAACTCGAGATTAATGATCTTTGAAAAGAGTTTCTTTGCCGGTGGTATGAATGGAATACGCGCATGGCAGGCAAGAACCTTAGGTCCTGGTGGCTATAATCGCGAGGTAGTACGCGAAGAGCTGAGGGTTAACTTAAGAAACCTAGATCAATTGGGAGAAATTAAGATCGAGAGCAATGCAGAATATCGTTTCAGGTTGTTGAACAATTTCTTTGGCGCGAAGCTAAATGGTGCAACCTTTGTTGATGCTGGTAACATTTGGAACCTCAGAGAGAACAACATTAACCTGGATGGCGAATTTAAATTCAACAAATTCTTATCTCAAATAGCGATAGGAACAGGTTTTGGACTTCGGGTTGATATGGACTACTTCATTATCCGTTTAGACGCAGGCTTAAAAGTCAAGGATCCGCAATTCAAAGGAAAGGAACAGTGGGTAATCCGAAGGCTATTTAACGCAAGTGAATTCAAACAAGTGTATTACGACGCCCATAAGCCCGACCGTTATAATTTTATGCAATATAACTTCGGTGTGGGCATGCCTTTTTAG
- a CDS encoding endonuclease/exonuclease/phosphatase family protein has translation MLINLPYPRKSRAWNFRLFGLLTLLFCSLSFILSFKPDKNSQQLLTIPTPNLTEAKSGELNVLTYNVAGLPQLISSAKTPRASSIRSIGQRINHFDIVNVQEDFNYNEFLYADNSHPYRTEAMGTIPFSDGLSTLSKYPIVDVDRVAWKHCSGADCFTPKGFSYTRMELSKGVFLDVYNIHATAQDNKDAVKARKQNLIQFANYVKQHSEGEAVLIMGDFNAHYTFSEDNIRDFKRETGMIDGWVEVWNRGEIPGVVTGFKARVALDIDEACESIDKIYFRGSSKFSFIPRGYRVEKELFQNKDGAALSDHCAISMVFQWKIIEGQTESITSEGSQRDAAS, from the coding sequence ATGCTGATCAATCTTCCTTATCCACGAAAAAGTAGAGCTTGGAATTTCAGGTTGTTTGGTTTACTCACCTTACTTTTTTGCAGCCTTAGTTTTATCCTTAGTTTTAAACCTGACAAGAATTCCCAACAGCTCCTCACAATTCCTACTCCTAACCTGACCGAAGCGAAGTCGGGGGAGTTAAATGTCCTGACCTACAACGTTGCTGGCCTCCCACAACTCATATCCTCGGCGAAAACTCCGCGAGCAAGCAGCATACGAAGCATAGGGCAGCGAATCAATCATTTCGATATTGTCAATGTGCAAGAGGATTTTAATTATAATGAATTTCTGTATGCAGACAATTCACACCCTTATCGTACAGAAGCAATGGGGACAATTCCTTTTAGCGATGGACTTAGTACTTTATCTAAATATCCGATCGTTGATGTGGACCGTGTTGCTTGGAAACACTGTAGCGGCGCTGATTGCTTTACTCCCAAAGGCTTTAGCTATACTCGCATGGAGCTTAGCAAAGGCGTGTTTCTAGACGTTTATAATATACATGCTACCGCACAAGATAACAAGGATGCGGTTAAAGCGAGAAAGCAGAATCTTATTCAATTTGCAAATTATGTGAAGCAGCATTCGGAAGGCGAGGCCGTGCTGATCATGGGAGATTTCAATGCTCATTATACATTTTCAGAAGATAATATCCGCGACTTCAAGAGAGAAACGGGAATGATAGACGGTTGGGTTGAAGTCTGGAATAGGGGAGAAATACCAGGTGTGGTGACAGGATTTAAGGCGCGAGTAGCCTTAGACATTGATGAGGCCTGTGAAAGTATTGATAAGATTTACTTTCGTGGAAGTTCGAAATTTAGTTTTATTCCGAGAGGCTATCGCGTTGAGAAGGAGCTTTTTCAAAATAAAGATGGGGCTGCACTTTCCGATCATTGCGCCATATCAATGGTATTTCAGTGGAAGATAATTGAAGGACAAACTGAGTCCATAACATCAGAAGGGTCGCAACGCGATGCCGCTAGTTAA
- a CDS encoding endonuclease/exonuclease/phosphatase family protein: MTILLIIVGLIIAFLFVFNNLKNKLISVDFPQKQQEEEEEDALVIKGEFSVLTYNIAGLPQGISAAKTLRKEAIAEIGEKIKPFDIVNVQEDFNYNNSFYSRNEHEYKTSHKGKIPVGDGLNTLSHFPILSYHRIPWRHCSGPDCWTVKGFSITQIQLAPGIIVDVYNVHANSSDVARATRARRENFRQLAKYINEHSEEKPLIVMGDFNAHYAYKRDNLYEFIESTGLTDGWVNYLRKNEFPEIIPKFVAQHMLSLNNETESLDKIFFRDSENLKFQPKDYQVESVLFTNTKNQALSDHLAVSMQFEWAWSVERSVPAHESKPLIEQKVLATA, from the coding sequence ATGACTATACTATTAATTATTGTAGGTTTAATAATCGCTTTCTTGTTTGTTTTTAATAATTTGAAAAACAAACTTATATCGGTTGATTTTCCGCAAAAACAACAAGAAGAAGAAGAAGAAGACGCATTGGTCATCAAAGGAGAATTTAGTGTGCTTACATATAATATCGCCGGATTGCCCCAAGGGATTTCCGCTGCGAAAACTCTTCGAAAAGAAGCTATAGCTGAAATTGGAGAGAAAATAAAACCCTTTGATATCGTCAATGTGCAGGAAGATTTTAATTATAACAACTCGTTTTATTCCCGCAATGAACACGAATATAAGACAAGTCATAAAGGGAAAATACCGGTCGGAGATGGATTAAATACCCTATCTCATTTTCCGATTCTATCCTATCACCGTATCCCTTGGCGGCATTGTTCAGGACCCGATTGTTGGACTGTCAAGGGTTTCAGTATTACACAAATTCAATTGGCCCCAGGGATCATTGTCGATGTATATAATGTACATGCAAATTCGAGCGATGTTGCTCGAGCTACGAGAGCTCGTCGGGAAAATTTTAGACAGCTTGCAAAATATATCAATGAACATTCTGAGGAAAAGCCATTGATAGTGATGGGTGATTTCAATGCGCATTACGCATATAAACGCGATAATCTTTATGAATTTATTGAGTCGACAGGATTAACTGATGGATGGGTGAACTACTTGCGGAAGAACGAATTCCCTGAGATCATTCCGAAATTTGTTGCACAACATATGCTCTCTTTAAATAATGAGACAGAGAGTCTGGATAAGATTTTCTTTAGGGATAGCGAAAACTTGAAATTCCAGCCGAAGGATTATCAGGTTGAAAGTGTTTTGTTTACTAATACAAAGAATCAAGCATTATCCGATCACTTAGCTGTTTCTATGCAATTTGAATGGGCATGGAGTGTGGAACGATCGGTCCCAGCGCATGAATCGAAACCACTCATTGAACAAAAGGTATTGGCGACAGCCTAA
- the serS gene encoding serine--tRNA ligase — protein MLQLNYIREKRDKVVERLAIKNFNDADLVDQIIALDEQRRKVQNQSDSIAAEANSSAKQIGDLMRQGKKEEAEAIKSQSASYKEQLKEFTEELERVEIELHNKLIQLPNLPHTLVPKGITPEENEVVLENGDKPALAEDALPHWELAAKYDIIDFELGTKVTGAGFPVYKGKGARLQRGLINFFLDEATKMGYREVQVPIVVNEASAYATGQLPDKEGQMYHVVNDDLYLIPTAEVPITNIYRDTIVKAEDFPIRHCGYTPCFRREAGSYGAHVRGLNRLHQFDKVELVQIVHPDQSYATLEEMSAYVQSLLQKLGLPYRVLRLCGGDMSFTSAMTYDMETYSAAQKRWLEVSSVSNFETYQANRLKVRFKNDEGKTQLAHTLNGSALALPRIVATLLENNQTEKGIKIPEVLVPYVGFEYID, from the coding sequence ATGTTGCAATTAAATTACATCCGTGAAAAAAGGGATAAGGTAGTTGAAAGACTTGCTATTAAGAATTTCAACGACGCTGATTTGGTAGACCAGATCATAGCATTGGATGAACAACGTCGTAAAGTCCAAAACCAGTCTGACTCTATTGCTGCGGAAGCTAATTCGTCGGCAAAACAGATTGGAGATCTAATGCGTCAGGGCAAAAAAGAAGAAGCTGAAGCTATCAAATCGCAATCCGCATCATATAAAGAGCAATTAAAAGAATTTACAGAAGAACTGGAACGCGTTGAGATCGAGTTGCATAATAAGCTAATCCAACTTCCTAATCTTCCCCATACTTTAGTGCCCAAGGGAATTACTCCGGAGGAAAACGAAGTCGTCTTAGAAAATGGAGATAAACCTGCGCTTGCCGAAGATGCATTACCGCATTGGGAGCTTGCTGCAAAATATGACATCATTGATTTCGAGCTTGGAACCAAGGTTACTGGTGCTGGATTTCCTGTTTACAAAGGAAAAGGGGCAAGACTTCAAAGAGGATTGATTAACTTCTTCCTAGACGAAGCTACTAAGATGGGATATCGTGAAGTTCAAGTGCCTATCGTGGTCAATGAAGCTTCAGCATATGCTACTGGACAGCTGCCAGATAAAGAAGGCCAAATGTATCATGTTGTAAACGATGATCTATATTTAATTCCAACGGCTGAAGTGCCCATTACGAATATTTATAGAGATACGATTGTAAAAGCAGAGGATTTCCCGATTAGACATTGCGGCTATACACCTTGTTTCCGTCGTGAAGCAGGTTCATACGGAGCTCATGTACGTGGCTTGAACCGTCTTCATCAATTCGACAAGGTCGAATTAGTGCAGATTGTTCATCCTGATCAGTCCTACGCTACTCTTGAGGAAATGAGCGCATATGTTCAATCTTTATTGCAGAAATTAGGACTTCCTTATCGTGTGTTACGTCTTTGTGGCGGTGATATGAGCTTTACATCAGCTATGACCTACGATATGGAAACCTACAGTGCCGCACAAAAAAGATGGTTGGAGGTTTCTTCTGTATCAAATTTTGAGACCTATCAAGCAAATCGTTTAAAAGTCCGTTTCAAGAATGATGAAGGTAAAACACAACTTGCACACACGCTAAATGGTTCTGCACTAGCATTGCCACGCATTGTTGCAACACTATTGGAAAATAACCAAACAGAGAAAGGAATAAAAATTCCGGAGGTATTGGTTCCTTACGTTGGTTTTGAGTATATCGACTAA
- a CDS encoding glycosyltransferase family 1 protein — protein sequence MKKVAFFSEMLIEDFDGASRTMFQLINRIDQFSYSYFFIYGVGPEEFGNFKSLKVPTLRIPINDDYFIAVPQLAKNKIEQALDNFQPDVIHIATPSMLGFFALKYAKRRNIPVISIYHTHFISYIAYYLRNFNALIRPTEQWMKNTMQRFYNNCQRVYVPTANIMQELQQLGIEGERLSIWQRGIDCELFNPTKRNIAYLQRLTRNNKPTILFASRLVWEKNIETLIAIYRHLEHEGMPYNLVVAGDGAAKNDAMEHMPQALFLGKLSHEELSMLYASSDAFVFTSTSETYGNVVIEAMASGLPCVIANGGGSGSLVDHGRTGFKCTPNNAKEYVHYLHKLLDNKALHHDISDAGLQYVQRLDWSSLADIYFAEIDSLAGYASNDLIWAAS from the coding sequence ATGAAAAAGGTTGCTTTTTTCTCAGAAATGCTAATTGAAGATTTCGATGGAGCTTCAAGAACGATGTTCCAGCTAATTAATCGCATAGATCAATTTTCGTATTCCTACTTTTTCATTTATGGCGTCGGTCCGGAGGAATTCGGTAATTTCAAAAGTCTTAAAGTGCCAACACTTCGAATCCCAATTAATGACGATTATTTTATTGCGGTTCCACAGCTGGCGAAAAATAAGATCGAACAAGCCTTAGATAATTTTCAACCCGATGTGATCCATATCGCAACACCTTCGATGCTTGGTTTTTTTGCTTTAAAATATGCCAAACGAAGGAACATTCCTGTGATCAGCATCTATCATACACATTTCATATCTTACATTGCTTACTACCTTAGAAACTTCAACGCATTAATTCGTCCGACGGAGCAGTGGATGAAGAATACCATGCAACGTTTCTACAATAATTGCCAACGTGTCTATGTTCCTACAGCCAACATCATGCAGGAACTACAGCAGCTCGGCATTGAAGGGGAAAGACTCTCGATATGGCAGCGAGGGATCGATTGTGAGCTTTTCAATCCAACAAAGAGAAATATCGCTTACCTACAGCGATTGACACGAAACAATAAACCAACCATTCTTTTTGCAAGTCGTTTAGTTTGGGAGAAAAATATTGAAACGTTGATTGCGATATATCGACACTTGGAACATGAAGGCATGCCATACAATCTCGTTGTTGCTGGTGATGGCGCAGCAAAGAATGATGCAATGGAACATATGCCCCAGGCCCTTTTCCTAGGTAAATTGTCGCATGAAGAGCTTTCGATGCTGTATGCATCATCGGATGCGTTCGTTTTTACTTCTACCTCAGAGACCTATGGAAATGTCGTGATTGAAGCGATGGCATCCGGCTTACCTTGTGTAATTGCCAACGGAGGTGGAAGCGGAAGTTTAGTGGATCATGGCAGAACGGGATTCAAATGCACGCCAAATAATGCAAAGGAATATGTGCATTATCTACATAAACTATTGGATAACAAAGCACTGCATCACGATATTTCAGATGCTGGCCTGCAATATGTTCAAAGATTAGATTGGAGTAGTCTGGCTGACATCTATTTCGCAGAAATAGATAGCCTTGCAGGATACGCATCGAATGATTTGATATGGGCAGCAAGCTAG